The segment TGTGCCTCAAAAACAACCTCAGTTATAAATCCATTAGATTGCAATCCTTTTTCAATAAAAGATGCAATTCTGGGCTCATCCTCAGCAATTAAAATTCGCGTCATTTTTTAATATTTACTCCTAATTTTGATTAGTTTTTAGGTAAAATAATGGTAAAAATTGAACCTTCTCCTATTTCACTAATAAGTTCAACTCTACCCCCGTGTGCTTCTGCGATCGCTTTTACAATGGATAATCCTAATCCTGACCCTTCTGATGAAGACCGGACATTAAGACGAACAAAGCGATTAAAAATTCGTTGTTGATCTTGCTTATTGATTCCTTGACCTGTATCTTTTACCCAAAGTCGAATAAAGTGATTATCTTCAGTAGAACCAATCGTAATTTGATCACTTTCTCGCGTATGTTGACTAGCATTTTGTGCTAAATTCATGATCGCTTGAGTAATCCGTTGACGATCAATCATCAGTTGTCCTTTAGCTTTATTTTCTAATAACCAGTGACGAGATTTTAACCCGATTGCTTTTAAATATAGTTCTTCGGTAAAGTCAGAAATGTCTATCATTTCTAGTTGTAAAAAATCCGGACGTTCAGCTTTTGCTAATAAACTTAAATCATCGACTAAACGAGCCATACGATCTAATTCATCCAGTACCAAGGTAATCGTTTCTTGTTGATCTTGAGGATCATCTCCCATTAATTCAAGATGTCCTCTAATAATTGTAATCGGAGTTCGTAATTCATGACCAGCATCATTTAAAAAGTTCTGTTGACTTTCAAAGCTAGTTTGAAGACGATCCATCATTTGATTAAAAGCAATCCCTAATTCAGCAATTTCTCCGCTTCCTTGTACGATAATGCGTCGGGTTAAATCAGATTCGCCAATTTGTTGCGCTGCGATCGCTAATTTTTGGAGTGGAATTAAGACTTTTCCTGAAGCAATCCAAGCCAAAAAAATAGCAAGAATTAATCCCAAAAATAACACCTCAATCGTAATAATAATAGCATCAAGTGCTTCTTGTTTTTCTCCAGTTGTTACATGAGCAACAACAAAAACTCCGCTTATTTCTTCTTGTAAAATAATTGGTTTTGCAATATAGATAATTTTGCCAATCTCAGAATCTACTTCTGTTTTTTGTAGCGTTTTATTTTGTGTTAAATCTTGCCAATGGTTCATTAATGCTGAATCTTTTTGCATGGGCTTAGGTAAACCCCTTGGACTAGAACGATAAAATTTTCCATCGATTATGGTAATTAAAAAAGTATCGTCTTCAGGAATCACTGCAAGCAAAAGTTGTTCAAAAAATGTAGATAATTCTTCTTTCGGATTATTGGTTGTTGATGCTTTAGTAGTAAAT is part of the Rippkaea orientalis PCC 8801 genome and harbors:
- a CDS encoding sensor histidine kinase, with translation MNQPNLKLIQRLKNKIDHESGTLKKGLFWEARSRILMWYVLLLLGFIGLSIPVFSYFVFQEVDQRVRQDLEEDLESFETFLKEFTTKASTTNNPKEELSTFFEQLLLAVIPEDDTFLITIIDGKFYRSSPRGLPKPMQKDSALMNHWQDLTQNKTLQKTEVDSEIGKIIYIAKPIILQEEISGVFVVAHVTTGEKQEALDAIIITIEVLFLGLILAIFLAWIASGKVLIPLQKLAIAAQQIGESDLTRRIIVQGSGEIAELGIAFNQMMDRLQTSFESQQNFLNDAGHELRTPITIIRGHLELMGDDPQDQQETITLVLDELDRMARLVDDLSLLAKAERPDFLQLEMIDISDFTEELYLKAIGLKSRHWLLENKAKGQLMIDRQRITQAIMNLAQNASQHTRESDQITIGSTEDNHFIRLWVKDTGQGINKQDQQRIFNRFVRLNVRSSSEGSGLGLSIVKAIAEAHGGRVELISEIGEGSIFTIILPKN